In the genome of Sphingomonas naphthae, one region contains:
- the nuoL gene encoding NADH-quinone oxidoreductase subunit L, which yields MIEAIVFLPLLAAIIAGFGNRAIGNVPAKVITTGCLFVSCALSWPIFLSYLGGTAEPMVHQVVTFIRSGDLVVDWSLRVDTLTAVMLVVVTSVSSLVHLYSWGYMAEDPDQPRFFAYLSLFTFAMLMLVTSDSLIQMFFGWEGVGLASYLLIGFWYQKPSAQAAAIKAFVVNRVGDFGFSLGIFGTFLVFGTVSIPAILAAAPGMAGASIGFAGMRVDVMTLLCLLLFVGAMGKSAQLGLHTWLPDAMEGPTPVSALIHAATMVTAGVFMVCRLSPMFEVSPTAMTVVTYVGAATALFAATVGVTQTDIKRVIAYSTCSQLGYMFFAAGVGAYGAAMFHLFTHAFFKALLFLGAGSVIHAMHHEQDMRYYGGLRKHIPLTFWAMMAGTLAITGVGVAGVFGFAGFYSKDAIIEAAFASGTQAGGLAFAVGVFAALLTSFYSWRLVFLTFFGKPRWEQSEHIQHAVHDAHGHGHDDHGHDHAHDVAHDAAHTGDHRVSDPAGEHGEEHGHGHDHHAHGHAHGGDGTAGYHPHESPWPMLVPLGVLSVGAVFAGIVFAPHFIGVEGGAEFWRGSLFFNEHLMHAMHGIPELAKWSATIAMITGFLVALWAYVLDRSVPARMAATFPGLYAFLLNKWYFDQLYNILFVRPAFALGRLLWVRGDQKTIDRFGPNGAAAVVVGAGAAARRLQSGYLYTYALVMLLGLAAATTWAVMG from the coding sequence GTGATCGAGGCGATCGTCTTCCTGCCGCTGCTGGCGGCCATCATCGCGGGCTTCGGCAATCGCGCGATCGGCAACGTGCCGGCCAAGGTCATCACGACCGGCTGCCTGTTCGTGTCCTGCGCTTTGTCTTGGCCGATCTTCCTGTCCTATCTCGGCGGCACGGCCGAGCCGATGGTGCATCAGGTCGTCACCTTCATCCGATCGGGCGACCTCGTCGTCGATTGGTCGCTGCGCGTGGATACGCTGACGGCGGTGATGCTGGTGGTGGTGACGAGCGTCTCCAGCCTCGTCCACCTCTACAGCTGGGGCTATATGGCGGAGGATCCCGACCAGCCCCGCTTCTTCGCCTATCTCTCGTTGTTCACCTTCGCGATGCTGATGCTCGTCACGTCGGACAGCCTGATCCAGATGTTCTTCGGCTGGGAAGGCGTCGGCCTCGCCTCCTATCTGCTCATCGGCTTCTGGTATCAGAAGCCCTCGGCGCAGGCGGCCGCGATCAAGGCGTTCGTCGTCAACCGCGTCGGCGATTTCGGCTTCTCGCTCGGCATCTTCGGCACCTTCCTGGTGTTCGGCACGGTCTCGATCCCGGCGATCCTGGCGGCAGCGCCGGGCATGGCCGGCGCCTCGATCGGCTTCGCGGGGATGCGGGTCGATGTGATGACCCTGCTCTGCCTGCTGCTGTTCGTGGGCGCGATGGGCAAGTCGGCGCAGCTCGGCCTCCACACCTGGCTGCCGGACGCGATGGAAGGCCCGACCCCGGTGTCGGCGCTGATCCACGCCGCCACCATGGTGACGGCCGGCGTGTTCATGGTGTGCCGCCTCTCGCCGATGTTCGAGGTGAGCCCGACCGCGATGACCGTCGTCACCTATGTGGGCGCGGCGACGGCGCTGTTCGCGGCGACGGTGGGCGTGACCCAGACCGACATCAAGCGCGTGATCGCTTACTCGACCTGCTCGCAGCTCGGTTACATGTTCTTCGCGGCGGGCGTCGGCGCCTATGGCGCGGCGATGTTCCACCTGTTCACGCACGCCTTCTTCAAGGCGCTGCTGTTCCTGGGCGCGGGCTCGGTGATCCATGCGATGCATCACGAGCAGGACATGCGCTATTACGGGGGCTTGCGGAAACACATCCCGCTCACCTTCTGGGCGATGATGGCGGGCACGCTCGCGATCACCGGCGTCGGCGTGGCGGGCGTGTTCGGCTTCGCGGGCTTCTATTCCAAGGATGCCATCATCGAGGCGGCCTTCGCCAGCGGAACGCAGGCGGGCGGGCTCGCCTTTGCCGTCGGCGTGTTCGCGGCGCTGCTGACCAGCTTCTATTCGTGGCGGCTGGTGTTCCTCACCTTCTTCGGCAAGCCCCGCTGGGAGCAGTCCGAGCATATCCAGCACGCGGTGCATGACGCGCACGGCCATGGCCATGACGATCATGGCCACGACCATGCGCACGACGTGGCCCACGATGCCGCGCACACCGGCGATCATCGCGTGAGCGATCCGGCGGGCGAGCATGGCGAGGAACATGGCCACGGCCACGATCACCACGCGCACGGCCATGCCCATGGCGGCGACGGCACCGCCGGCTACCATCCGCACGAAAGCCCGTGGCCGATGCTGGTGCCGCTCGGCGTCCTGTCGGTCGGCGCGGTGTTCGCGGGTATCGTGTTCGCGCCGCACTTCATCGGGGTCGAGGGCGGCGCTGAGTTCTGGCGCGGCAGCCTCTTCTTCAACGAGCATCTGATGCACGCGATGCACGGGATCCCCGAGCTGGCGAAGTGGTCGGCGACGATCGCGATGATCACCGGCTTCCTCGTCGCGCTGTGGGCCTATGTGCTCGATCGCAGCGTGCCGGCGAGGATGGCGGCGACATTCCCGGGGCTTTACGCCTTCCTGCTCAACAAATGGTATTTCGATCAGTTGTATAACATCCTCTTCGTGCGGCCCGCCTTCGCGCTCGGCCGGCTGCTGTGGGTGCGCGGCGACCAGAAGACGATCGACCGCTTCGGGCCGAACGGCGCCGCCGCGGTCGTGGTCGGGGCGGGGGCCGCCGCCCGGCGCCTCCAGTCGGGCTATCTCTACACCTATGCACTGGTGATGCTGCTCGGCCTGGCCGCGGCGACCACCTGGGCCGTGATGGGCTGA
- the nuoK gene encoding NADH-quinone oxidoreductase subunit NuoK, with the protein MIGLQHFITVSAILFALGVFGIFLNRKNVIIILMAIELILLSVNINLVAFSAYLNDLVGQVFAMFVLTVAAGEAAIGLAILVIYFRGRGTIAVDDINRMKG; encoded by the coding sequence ATGATTGGTCTTCAGCATTTCATCACCGTCTCCGCGATCCTGTTCGCGCTCGGCGTGTTCGGCATCTTCCTCAACCGGAAGAACGTCATCATCATCCTGATGGCGATCGAGCTGATCCTGTTGAGCGTGAACATCAATCTCGTCGCTTTCTCCGCCTATCTCAACGATCTGGTGGGGCAGGTGTTCGCGATGTTCGTGCTGACGGTGGCGGCGGGCGAGGCCGCGATCGGCCTGGCCATCCTCGTCATCTACTTCCGTGGCCGCGGCACCATCGCGGTCGACGACATCAATCGGATGAAGGGCTGA
- a CDS encoding NADH-quinone oxidoreductase subunit J: MIQTLAFYLFATLVVVAGLLTVTARNPVHSVLWLIFAFFNAAGLMLLVGAEFIAMLLVIVYVGAVAVLFLFVVMMLDIDFAELRSGIARYFPFGIALVGVLAGETIFAIGAWKAGGVELANRIAPTPAEVPNIQALGTLIYTRYLYIFEGAGLVLLVALIGAIVLTHRARGGVRVQNIARQNQRTPKDAIRMTDPAVGEGVEL, encoded by the coding sequence GTGATCCAGACACTCGCCTTTTATCTGTTCGCAACGCTGGTCGTCGTGGCCGGCTTGCTGACGGTCACCGCACGCAACCCGGTCCATTCGGTGTTGTGGCTGATCTTCGCCTTCTTCAACGCCGCCGGGCTGATGCTGCTGGTCGGCGCCGAGTTCATCGCGATGCTGCTCGTCATCGTCTATGTCGGCGCGGTCGCGGTGCTGTTCCTGTTCGTCGTGATGATGCTGGACATCGATTTCGCCGAGCTGCGATCGGGCATCGCGCGCTACTTCCCGTTCGGCATCGCGCTGGTCGGCGTGCTGGCGGGCGAGACGATCTTCGCGATCGGCGCGTGGAAGGCGGGCGGGGTCGAACTCGCCAACCGTATCGCGCCGACGCCGGCCGAGGTGCCCAACATCCAGGCGCTCGGCACGCTCATCTACACCCGCTACCTCTATATCTTCGAGGGCGCCGGGCTGGTGCTGCTGGTCGCGCTGATCGGCGCGATCGTGCTGACCCACCGGGCGCGCGGCGGGGTGCGCGTGCAGAATATCGCGCGCCAGAACCAGCGCACCCCCAAGGACGCGATCCGCATGACCGATCCGGCCGTGGGCGAAGGGGTCGAGCTATGA
- the nuoI gene encoding NADH-quinone oxidoreductase subunit NuoI — translation MSLAYYIKSFTLWEFVKAHALTLKYFFKPKATINYPFEKNPLSPRFRGEHALRRYPNGEERCIACKLCEAVCPAQAITIEAEPRDDGSRRTTRYDIDMTKCIYCGFCQEACPVDAIVEGPNFEFATETREELIYDKSKLLENGDRWERSIAQNLAADAPYR, via the coding sequence ATGAGCCTCGCTTATTACATCAAGTCCTTCACCCTCTGGGAGTTCGTGAAGGCGCATGCGCTGACCTTGAAGTATTTCTTCAAGCCCAAGGCGACGATCAACTATCCGTTCGAGAAGAACCCGCTGTCGCCCCGCTTCCGTGGCGAACATGCGCTGCGCCGCTATCCCAACGGCGAGGAACGCTGCATCGCGTGCAAGCTGTGCGAGGCGGTGTGCCCGGCGCAGGCGATCACGATCGAAGCCGAGCCGCGCGACGACGGCAGCCGCCGCACGACGCGCTACGACATCGACATGACCAAGTGCATCTACTGCGGCTTCTGCCAGGAAGCCTGCCCGGTGGACGCCATCGTCGAGGGGCCGAATTTCGAATTCGCCACCGAGACCCGCGAGGAGCTGATCTACGACAAGTCCAAGCTGCTCGAAAATGGCGATCGCTGGGAACGGTCGATCGCCCAGAACCTTGCCGCCGATGCACCGTACCGGTAA
- the nuoH gene encoding NADH-quinone oxidoreductase subunit NuoH produces MTEFFQSTFLGYGFGWFVATLILILMIALPLMLSVAMIIYADRKIWAAMALRRGPNVVGPFGLLQSFADGLKVFLQETIIPSAANRGLFLLAPIITFTVALIAWAVIPFGPNMVLADVNVGLLYILAASSLGVYGIILAGWASNSKYPFYSAIRAAAQMVSYEVSIGFVLISVVLWAGTFNLSGIVVAQRAHVFGFINGFGFNPLLFPMAVVFLISAMAETQRAPFDLTEAESEIVAGYQTEYSSMSFALFWLGEYGNVLLMCALNATLFWGGWLPPIDWAPLYAVPGIIWLFVKIFAFFFVFSWVKATVPRYRYDQLMRLGWKIFLPLSLIWVFLVSGYLMVTRYGVGA; encoded by the coding sequence ATGACCGAGTTTTTCCAGTCCACCTTCCTGGGCTATGGCTTCGGCTGGTTCGTCGCCACGCTGATCCTGATCCTGATGATCGCGCTGCCGCTGATGCTGTCGGTGGCGATGATCATCTATGCCGATCGCAAGATCTGGGCGGCGATGGCGCTGCGCCGGGGCCCGAACGTCGTCGGCCCCTTCGGCCTGCTGCAGTCCTTCGCGGACGGGCTGAAGGTGTTCCTTCAGGAGACGATCATCCCGTCGGCGGCCAATCGCGGCCTCTTCCTGCTGGCGCCGATCATCACCTTCACGGTGGCGCTGATCGCCTGGGCGGTGATTCCGTTCGGGCCGAACATGGTGCTGGCCGACGTCAATGTCGGGCTGCTCTACATCCTCGCCGCCTCGTCGCTGGGCGTCTACGGCATCATCCTGGCCGGCTGGGCGTCCAACTCCAAATATCCCTTCTATTCCGCCATCCGCGCCGCCGCGCAGATGGTGAGCTATGAAGTGTCGATCGGCTTCGTGCTGATCTCGGTGGTGTTGTGGGCGGGCACGTTCAACCTGTCCGGCATCGTCGTCGCGCAGCGGGCGCATGTGTTCGGCTTCATCAACGGCTTCGGCTTCAACCCGCTGCTGTTTCCGATGGCGGTGGTGTTCCTGATCTCCGCGATGGCCGAAACCCAGCGCGCCCCGTTCGACCTGACCGAGGCCGAGAGCGAGATCGTCGCCGGCTACCAGACCGAATATTCGTCGATGAGCTTCGCGCTGTTCTGGCTGGGCGAATATGGCAACGTGCTGCTGATGTGCGCGCTCAACGCCACGCTCTTCTGGGGCGGGTGGCTGCCGCCGATCGACTGGGCGCCGCTCTATGCCGTGCCCGGCATCATCTGGCTGTTCGTCAAGATCTTCGCCTTCTTCTTCGTCTTCTCGTGGGTGAAGGCCACCGTGCCGCGCTACCGCTATGACCAGCTGATGCGCCTTGGCTGGAAGATCTTCCTGCCGCTGTCGCTGATCTGGGTGTTCCTCGTCTCCGGCTATCTGATGGTCACCCGCTACGGAGTGGGCGCATGA
- a CDS encoding clan AA aspartic protease — MGTFSASIELSNARHDGLAPMTIDALVDSGALHLCIPAQVAQQLQLDVLDQRQVTVADGRSQLVDYVGPISLRFANRRCLTGALVLGDQALLGAIPMEDMDLVISPARRELTVNPQHPNIAASMAMGFQASGQ, encoded by the coding sequence ATGGGGACGTTTTCGGCCTCGATCGAGCTGTCGAACGCGCGCCATGACGGGCTCGCGCCGATGACGATCGACGCGCTCGTCGACAGCGGCGCGCTGCATCTGTGCATCCCCGCACAGGTGGCGCAGCAGTTGCAGCTCGACGTGCTCGATCAGCGACAGGTGACCGTCGCGGACGGGCGCTCGCAGCTCGTCGATTATGTCGGCCCGATTTCGCTGCGTTTCGCCAACCGCCGCTGCCTCACCGGCGCGCTGGTGTTGGGCGATCAGGCGTTGCTCGGCGCGATCCCGATGGAAGATATGGACCTTGTCATCAGCCCCGCGCGGCGCGAACTGACGGTCAACCCCCAGCATCCGAACATCGCCGCGTCCATGGCGATGGGTTTTCAGGCGAGCGGCCAATGA
- the nuoG gene encoding NADH-quinone oxidoreductase subunit NuoG: MPTLTVDGIEVTVPAGATVLQACEAAGKEVPRFCYHERLSIAGNCRMCLVEVKPGPPKPQASCALPAADKQEIFTATPMVKKAREGVMEFLLINHPLDCPICDQGGECDLQDQSIAYGKGHSRYHENKRAVTEKYMGPIVKTVMTRCIQCTRCVRFAEEVAGVEEIGALYRGENMQITSYLEKAVTSELSGNVVDLCPVGALTSKPYAFEARPWELKKTYAIDVMDAVGTNIRLDSRGRQVLRALPRINEDVNEEWASDKTRHAVDGLVRGRLDKPYVRVNGKLQPATWGEAFAAIKAVDAGASVAAIAGDLVDCETMYAAKALLGRMGSTLLEGRQTGMAYDVTSLSAVNFNSTIAGIETADAILLVGANVRWEAPLVNTRIRKAVKRGAKVFAIGPEVDLTYPVTWIGNDLGLLGSLPQAVTEAFGKAARPAVIVGGGGLKAGAHGASLKLVDTLGLVKEGWNGYNVLHFSASRMGGLMLGYAQAGGIADVTAAAPKLVFLLGADEVPADKFASAFTVYVGHHGDKGAHGADVILPAAAYTEKPGTYVNLEGRVQRGDRAVFPPGDAREDWAILRALSDVLGHTLPFDTFEAVRAAMIADVPALGDVGALADYGWSVPALDGAASGEIAYPIADFYLTNAIARASETMQRCSSELLHGESYAEAAE; this comes from the coding sequence ATGCCCACGCTTACCGTAGACGGAATCGAAGTGACGGTGCCCGCGGGCGCCACGGTGCTGCAGGCCTGCGAGGCCGCCGGCAAGGAAGTGCCGCGCTTCTGCTATCATGAGCGGCTGAGCATCGCCGGCAATTGCCGCATGTGCCTGGTCGAGGTGAAGCCGGGGCCGCCCAAGCCGCAGGCTTCGTGCGCGCTGCCCGCCGCCGACAAGCAGGAGATCTTCACCGCCACGCCGATGGTGAAGAAGGCGCGCGAGGGGGTGATGGAGTTTCTCCTCATCAACCACCCGCTCGATTGCCCGATCTGCGATCAGGGCGGCGAATGCGATCTTCAGGATCAGTCGATCGCCTACGGCAAGGGCCACTCGCGCTATCACGAGAACAAGCGCGCCGTGACCGAGAAATATATGGGTCCGATCGTCAAGACGGTGATGACCCGGTGCATCCAATGCACCCGTTGCGTGCGCTTCGCCGAGGAAGTGGCGGGCGTCGAGGAGATCGGCGCGCTGTATCGCGGCGAGAACATGCAGATCACCTCCTATCTGGAGAAGGCGGTCACGTCGGAGCTTTCGGGCAATGTCGTCGATCTGTGCCCGGTCGGCGCGCTCACCTCCAAGCCCTACGCCTTCGAGGCGCGGCCGTGGGAGCTGAAGAAGACCTATGCGATCGACGTGATGGACGCGGTCGGCACCAATATCCGGCTCGACAGCCGGGGCCGCCAGGTGCTGCGCGCGCTGCCGCGCATCAACGAGGACGTCAACGAGGAGTGGGCGTCGGACAAGACCCGCCACGCCGTCGACGGCCTCGTGCGCGGCCGGCTCGACAAGCCCTATGTCCGCGTCAACGGCAAGCTCCAGCCCGCGACCTGGGGCGAAGCCTTCGCGGCGATCAAAGCGGTGGATGCAGGCGCGTCGGTCGCGGCGATCGCGGGCGATCTGGTCGATTGCGAGACGATGTATGCCGCCAAGGCGCTGCTTGGGCGCATGGGCTCGACCCTGCTCGAAGGCCGCCAGACCGGCATGGCCTATGACGTGACGAGCCTGTCGGCGGTCAATTTCAACTCGACGATCGCGGGCATCGAGACGGCCGACGCGATCCTGCTGGTGGGCGCCAACGTCCGCTGGGAGGCGCCTTTGGTCAACACGCGCATCCGCAAGGCGGTGAAGCGCGGCGCCAAGGTGTTCGCGATCGGGCCGGAGGTCGATCTGACCTATCCGGTCACATGGATCGGCAATGATCTCGGCCTGCTGGGTAGTCTGCCGCAGGCGGTGACGGAGGCGTTCGGCAAGGCGGCGCGGCCGGCGGTGATCGTCGGTGGCGGCGGGCTGAAGGCGGGGGCGCATGGCGCCTCGCTCAAGCTGGTCGATACGCTCGGCCTCGTGAAGGAAGGCTGGAACGGCTATAACGTCCTGCACTTCTCCGCATCGCGGATGGGCGGGCTCATGCTGGGTTATGCGCAGGCCGGCGGCATCGCCGACGTGACGGCGGCGGCGCCCAAGCTCGTCTTCCTGCTCGGCGCCGACGAGGTTCCGGCGGACAAGTTTGCGAGCGCCTTCACCGTCTATGTTGGCCACCATGGCGACAAGGGCGCGCATGGCGCGGACGTGATCCTGCCGGCGGCGGCCTATACCGAAAAGCCCGGCACCTACGTCAATCTCGAGGGCCGGGTGCAGCGCGGCGACCGCGCGGTCTTCCCGCCGGGCGACGCGCGCGAGGATTGGGCGATCCTGCGCGCCCTGTCCGACGTGCTGGGCCACACCCTGCCGTTCGACACGTTCGAGGCGGTGCGGGCGGCGATGATCGCCGATGTGCCCGCGCTGGGCGACGTCGGCGCGCTGGCCGATTACGGCTGGTCGGTGCCGGCACTCGATGGCGCCGCCTCGGGCGAGATCGCCTACCCGATCGCCGATTTCTACCTCACCAACGCCATCGCCCGCGCCAGCGAGACGATGCAGCGCTGCTCGTCCGAACTGCTCCACGGCGAGAGCTATGCGGAGGCGGCGGAGTAA
- a CDS encoding clan AA aspartic protease — translation MGVVYAPIKLSNLLRDDLQPVEVDALVDSGAINLCIPEIVQRELGLTVKRTRVAQMADGSLLEVGIVEPVTVQFENRITTTTAMVLGNEVLLGAIAMQDMDVMIDPRNERLILPPDRPNFALAKVK, via the coding sequence ATGGGTGTCGTCTATGCCCCGATCAAGCTCAGCAATCTGCTGCGGGACGATCTCCAGCCGGTCGAGGTAGATGCGCTGGTCGATTCCGGCGCGATCAACCTGTGCATCCCGGAGATCGTGCAGCGCGAGCTGGGCCTCACCGTCAAGCGGACACGCGTCGCGCAGATGGCCGACGGATCGCTGCTCGAAGTCGGCATCGTCGAGCCGGTGACCGTTCAGTTCGAGAACCGCATCACCACCACCACCGCCATGGTCCTCGGCAACGAGGTTCTGCTCGGAGCCATCGCCATGCAGGATATGGACGTGATGATCGATCCGCGTAACGAGCGCCTCATTCTGCCGCCCGATCGCCCCAATTTTGCTTTGGCGAAGGTCAAGTAA
- the nuoF gene encoding NADH-quinone oxidoreductase subunit NuoF, with protein MLDDKDRIFTNIYGFQDWTIDGAMKRGDWDDTKALMARGQDQIIEDIKASGLRGRGGAGFPTGMKWSFMPKEQKPGKPSFLLINADESEPGSCKDREILRHDPHKLLEGALIAGFAMRARAAYIYIRGEFIREAENLFAAVAQAYDKGMLGKNAAGSGYDFDVFVHRGAGAYICGEETAQIESLEGKKGQPRLKPPFPAGVGLFGCPTTVNNVESIAVVPTILRRGPQWFFGIGRENNKGTKLFQISGHVNNPCVVEEAMGIPFRELIDKHCGGIRGGWDNLLAVIPGGSSVPLVPAAEIMDVPMDFDGLRGLGSGLGTAAVIVMDKSTDIVRAISRISYFYKHESCGQCTPCREGTGWMWRVMERLRTGDADLSEIDMLHEVTKQVEGHTICALGDAAAWPIQGLIKHFRPEIERRIKDKGGAPAYAVAAE; from the coding sequence ATGCTCGACGACAAGGATCGCATCTTCACCAACATCTATGGCTTCCAGGATTGGACCATCGATGGCGCGATGAAGCGTGGCGACTGGGACGATACCAAGGCGCTGATGGCGCGTGGGCAGGACCAGATCATCGAGGATATCAAGGCCTCGGGCCTGCGCGGGCGCGGTGGGGCGGGCTTCCCGACCGGCATGAAGTGGAGCTTCATGCCCAAGGAGCAGAAGCCCGGAAAACCCAGCTTCCTGCTCATCAACGCCGACGAATCCGAGCCCGGCTCGTGCAAGGATCGCGAGATCCTGCGCCACGATCCGCACAAATTGCTCGAAGGCGCGCTGATCGCGGGCTTCGCGATGCGCGCGCGGGCGGCGTACATCTACATCCGCGGCGAGTTCATCCGCGAGGCCGAGAACCTCTTCGCCGCCGTGGCGCAGGCCTATGACAAGGGCATGCTCGGCAAGAATGCCGCCGGCTCGGGCTATGATTTCGACGTGTTCGTCCATCGCGGTGCCGGCGCCTACATCTGCGGCGAGGAAACCGCTCAGATCGAGAGTCTGGAGGGCAAGAAGGGCCAGCCGCGCCTGAAGCCGCCCTTCCCGGCGGGTGTCGGCCTTTTCGGCTGCCCGACGACGGTGAACAATGTCGAATCGATCGCGGTGGTGCCGACGATCCTGCGGCGCGGGCCCCAGTGGTTCTTCGGCATCGGCCGGGAGAACAACAAGGGCACCAAGCTCTTCCAGATCTCGGGACATGTGAACAATCCGTGCGTGGTCGAGGAGGCGATGGGCATCCCCTTCCGCGAACTGATCGACAAGCATTGCGGCGGCATCCGGGGCGGGTGGGACAATCTGCTCGCGGTGATCCCGGGCGGCTCCTCGGTGCCGCTGGTGCCGGCCGCCGAGATCATGGACGTGCCGATGGATTTCGACGGCCTGCGCGGTCTCGGCTCGGGCCTCGGCACGGCGGCGGTGATCGTGATGGACAAGTCCACCGACATCGTCCGCGCGATCAGCCGCATCAGCTATTTCTACAAGCATGAGAGCTGCGGCCAATGCACCCCTTGCCGCGAGGGCACCGGCTGGATGTGGCGCGTGATGGAACGGCTGCGCACCGGCGACGCCGACCTGTCCGAGATCGACATGCTGCACGAGGTGACCAAGCAGGTCGAAGGCCACACCATCTGCGCCCTGGGCGACGCGGCGGCGTGGCCGATCCAGGGCCTCATCAAGCATTTCCGCCCGGAAATCGAACGCCGCATCAAGGATAAGGGCGGCGCGCCGGCCTATGCGGTGGCGGCCGAGTGA
- a CDS encoding complex I 24 kDa subunit family protein yields the protein MADAAHIPDEAETRARWGSFAWSAENESKVREIFGRYPKGREHSAVMPLLDLAQRQVGKETNTQGWLPVPVIEYVAKAVGMPYIRALEVVSFYTMYNMAPVGRYHVQVCGTTPCMLRGSDDVLDACYKKGLKKGATTADGLFTLTEVECLGACVNAPMVQINDDNYEDLTFETTTAILEALARGETPKPGPQVDRFLSSPMGGPTVLKDYVS from the coding sequence ATGGCTGACGCAGCCCATATCCCCGACGAGGCCGAGACCCGCGCACGCTGGGGCAGTTTCGCGTGGAGCGCCGAGAACGAGTCCAAGGTGCGCGAGATCTTCGGCCGTTATCCCAAGGGGCGCGAGCATTCGGCGGTGATGCCGTTGCTCGATCTCGCGCAGCGTCAGGTCGGCAAGGAAACGAACACGCAAGGCTGGCTGCCCGTGCCGGTGATCGAATATGTCGCGAAGGCGGTGGGCATGCCCTATATCCGCGCGCTGGAGGTCGTCAGCTTCTACACGATGTACAATATGGCGCCGGTCGGCCGCTATCATGTGCAGGTGTGCGGCACGACGCCCTGCATGTTGCGCGGCTCGGACGACGTGCTCGACGCCTGCTACAAGAAGGGCCTGAAGAAAGGCGCGACCACGGCCGACGGCCTGTTCACGCTCACCGAGGTCGAGTGCCTGGGCGCCTGCGTCAACGCGCCGATGGTGCAGATCAACGACGACAATTACGAAGACCTCACCTTCGAGACGACGACCGCGATCCTCGAGGCACTGGCGCGCGGCGAGACGCCGAAGCCCGGCCCGCAGGTCGATCGCTTCCTCTCGTCGCCGATGGGCGGGCCGACGGTGCTCAAGGATTATGTTTCTTGA
- a CDS encoding NADH-quinone oxidoreductase subunit D, producing MLLTPNDPTLGDVEIQNYTINFGPQHPAAHGVLRLVMELDGEIVERVDPHVGLLHRGTEKLIEYKTYLQALPYFDRLDYCSPLNMEHSYVLAIEKLLGLEVPERAKYLRVLFAELSRICNHMLNLGSHVMDVGAMTPNLWLFEIREDCYGFFERASGARMHMAWFRPGGVHQDVPLKLLTDIADWLDTRLPRLFEDAISLVADNRIFKQRNVDIGVVSKEDAIAWGFSGPMIRAAGIPWDIRRSQPYDAYDKMRFEVPTGTRGDCYDRFMVRVEEVRQSAAIMKQCLADMPDGPIASDDRKVVPPKRGEMKQSMEALIHHFKLYTEGFHVPEGEVYVATESPKGEFGVYLVSDGSNKPYRCKIRPTAFSHLQAMDFMMKGHMLADTTAILSAIDVVFGECDR from the coding sequence ATGCTGCTGACGCCGAACGATCCGACCCTGGGCGACGTCGAGATCCAGAATTACACGATCAACTTCGGCCCGCAGCACCCCGCCGCGCATGGCGTGCTGCGCCTCGTGATGGAGCTGGACGGCGAGATCGTCGAGCGGGTCGATCCGCATGTCGGCCTGCTTCATCGCGGCACCGAGAAACTGATCGAATACAAGACCTATCTTCAGGCGCTGCCCTATTTCGATCGCCTCGATTATTGCTCGCCGCTCAACATGGAGCACAGCTATGTGCTCGCGATCGAGAAGCTGTTGGGGCTGGAGGTGCCGGAGCGCGCCAAATACCTCCGCGTGCTGTTCGCCGAGCTGAGCCGCATCTGCAACCACATGCTGAACCTCGGGTCGCACGTGATGGACGTGGGCGCGATGACGCCGAACCTGTGGCTGTTCGAGATTCGCGAGGATTGCTACGGCTTCTTCGAGCGGGCGTCGGGCGCGCGGATGCACATGGCGTGGTTCCGCCCCGGCGGCGTGCATCAGGATGTGCCGCTGAAGCTGCTCACCGACATCGCCGACTGGCTGGACACGCGCCTGCCGCGCCTGTTCGAGGATGCGATCAGCTTGGTCGCCGACAACCGCATCTTCAAGCAGCGCAACGTCGATATCGGCGTCGTCAGCAAGGAGGATGCGATCGCCTGGGGCTTCTCCGGCCCGATGATCCGCGCCGCCGGCATCCCCTGGGATATCCGCCGCTCGCAGCCCTACGATGCGTATGACAAGATGCGCTTCGAGGTGCCGACCGGCACGCGCGGCGACTGCTACGACCGGTTCATGGTGCGGGTGGAGGAAGTCCGCCAGTCCGCCGCGATCATGAAGCAGTGCCTGGCCGACATGCCCGACGGCCCGATCGCGTCCGACGACCGCAAGGTCGTGCCGCCCAAGCGTGGCGAGATGAAGCAGTCGATGGAAGCGCTGATCCATCACTTCAAGCTCTATACCGAGGGCTTTCACGTCCCCGAGGGCGAGGTCTATGTCGCGACGGAGAGCCCCAAGGGCGAGTTCGGCGTGTATCTGGTGAGCGACGGCAGCAACAAGCCGTACCGCTGCAAGATCCGCCCGACCGCCTTCAGCCACCTCCAGGCGATGGACTTCATGATGAAGGGCCACATGCTGGCCGACACCACCGCCATCCTTTCGGCGATCGACGTCGTGTTCGGCGAGTGCGACCGGTGA